The Pseudomonas kermanshahensis genome includes a window with the following:
- the dapB gene encoding 4-hydroxy-tetrahydrodipicolinate reductase, with protein MRRIAVMGAAGRMGKTLIEAVQQTPGAGLTAAIDRPDSSLVGADAGELAALGRIGVLLSDDLAKVADEFDVLIDFTHPSVTLKNLAFCRKHGKAMIIGTTGFSVEEKQLLADAGKEIPIVFAANFSVGVNLSLKLLDMAARVLGDDVDIEIIEAHHRHKVDAPSGTALRMGEVVANALGRNLQEVAVYGREGQTGARDRKTIGFATVRAGDVVGDHTVLFAAEGERLEITHKASSRMTFAKGAVRAALWLDGREPGLYDMQDVLGLH; from the coding sequence ATGCGACGTATTGCAGTGATGGGTGCAGCAGGGCGGATGGGCAAAACCCTCATCGAGGCCGTGCAGCAAACGCCAGGAGCCGGGTTGACGGCGGCGATCGATCGCCCTGACAGCTCGCTGGTCGGGGCTGATGCAGGTGAGCTGGCGGCCCTCGGTCGGATCGGCGTGCTGCTGTCCGATGACCTGGCCAAGGTTGCCGACGAATTCGATGTGCTGATCGACTTCACCCACCCTTCGGTAACCCTGAAAAACCTGGCCTTCTGCCGCAAGCACGGCAAGGCGATGATCATCGGCACCACCGGTTTCAGCGTCGAAGAGAAGCAATTGCTCGCTGACGCGGGCAAGGAAATCCCGATCGTGTTCGCTGCCAACTTCAGTGTGGGCGTCAACCTCAGCCTCAAGCTGCTGGACATGGCGGCGCGGGTGCTGGGTGATGATGTCGACATCGAGATCATCGAAGCGCACCACCGTCACAAGGTCGATGCGCCGTCGGGTACTGCGCTGCGCATGGGCGAAGTGGTTGCCAATGCGTTGGGCCGTAACCTGCAGGAAGTGGCGGTGTATGGCCGTGAAGGCCAGACCGGCGCGCGTGATCGCAAGACCATCGGCTTCGCCACCGTGCGTGCCGGTGATGTGGTGGGTGACCACACCGTGCTGTTCGCTGCTGAAGGCGAGCGCCTGGAGATCACCCACAAAGCGTCGAGCCGCATGACGTTCGCCAAGGGCGCGGTACGTGCCGCGCTGTGGCTGGACGGGCGCGAGCCGGGCCTGTACGACATGCAGGACGTTCTGGGGCTGCACTGA